The window ATCGGTGAACTTGGGGGATTGTCTGAGACGGTCGTCTACCGAAAACTTGGACACCGTGAGGGGGCTGTGCCGCAGCGCTCTCAATAGTTCACTGCTTGGCAGCAATGGCTGAACAGCGTCCAGCAAACAGCAGCGACCCCCGCAACGAGGAACCGACTCGTCCGGGGAGGCCCGCCTTCTTGAATTTATTCCTTTCTTGGTTTGCTCTGGCTGCGGGCGTACGACTGTGACAGTGCGCGTTTGCGTGCCAGCCGGTCTTCACCCTGGGCGTACAGCCGTTGCAGCTCGGTACTTTCCACCAGCGACGCGGCGGCTTCCGGGCTGGGGCTGGGCATCGACTGGGCCATCCCGACCACCTCGGTCAGAAAGTCCAGCGCACTGGCGCGGTCGCCCCGGTCCATCGCCTGAATCGCCTGCTGCTTGCGCTGCGCCATCGTCAGCAGACTGACCGCCTCCGCGACCTCCGCATCGTCTGGCAGCGCGTCGTAAGCTGCCGCGTCCAGCACCGGCAGATCCAGCTGTGCCCGGATGCTGTGCCGCACGCCGTCCAGCCCTGTCCACGCCAGCCGCACCCGCGTGACCCCCAGCGGAGACGCCGCGTTGATCGGAACCGTCACCTGCACGCGTGCCACCACGTTCAGCGGCTGACCTTCGACCAGATTGCCCAGCTGATAGCGCCCAAGCGAGTTCCGCACCAGATCGTTCAGCACTTCGGTCACTTCGCCCTGCAGCTGCGGATTGGGTTCCAGCCCCACGCTGACGGTGCGGCCCGATGTGCGGGTCAGGCCCTGCAACTCGCTCTCGAAGAAGGTCGGCAGCGTCCGGGCGTCCTCGATGTGCTCGAAGTTGCCGTCGCCAGCGGTTGCCATGCCCAGCAGCAGATTCTCGTCGTAATGCGACCCGAAGCCCATGGTGGTGGTGCTGACCCCACGCTCCGTCAGCCCCCGGACGTGCCGGGCGATCTCGGACGGATCGACCAGCCCACAGTTCGCCTGTCCGTCACTCAGCAGGATCACGCGGTTCAGGCCGCCCTGACTGAGATGGGCCGCCACCTGGGTCGCGCCTTCCAGCCAGCCGTTGTGCAGCGCGGTGCTGCCGCCACTGTGAATGCCCTGCACCTGGGCAATCAGCGCTTCGGGATCGTGCGCCAGGGTGGAAGGCACTTCGATCTGAACCGTGTCGTCAAAACTCACCACACTGACGCGGTCGTGCGGACGCAACTGACGCAGCGCCGCCACGATGGCCTGTTTCGCCATCTCCAGCGGCTGACCGCTCATGCTGCCGCTGCGGTCGAGCACCAGCGACAGGTTCAGCGGGAGCCGCCCGCCGCTGCGCTGGGGAGCCGCTGCCGGGTGCAGACGAATCAGCGCGGTCACGGTCTGCACGCCGTTGGCCTTCAGCGCGGGCTTCAGAGGACGAATCTCGATCAGGGGGTGCGTCTGGGTCATGGGGTGCTCCTGAGGGTGGTGAGAGCCTGAACCACCTGCCGTGCCAGGGCGTCCTGTTCGGCGGGGGTCTTGGGAAGGCGGGCGTCACGGCTGATATGCACTTCGATGCCGGGCGCGAGGGTCACGCGGGTATAGCGGCTGGGCATGTCTACGGCGGGGGGCAGCAGGGGAGACGGAGACTGGCTCGGTGGCGGCAGAGCGGCGCGGGCAACAGGCGCGGAACTGCTGAGCGGGCGTTTGAGCGCTTCCAGGTAGTCGAGCGCAGGATTGCTGGTCTGCACCTGCAACTGGCTTTTTCCGACCAGCAGGGCTTCCAGGGCGTCGTCGCTCTGCCTGCTCAGCAGACTCTGAAGGGCCTGGGCGCTGTGGCCTTCGGTCATCAGGCGGCGCAGGGTCAGCAGTTGCAGCAGGTGGCGGCGGGTGTAGCGGGCTTCGCGGCCTTCCTTGAGCGGGGGATCGAGCAGGCCCTGGGTAGTGTAGTGGCGAATCAGACGCGGGTTGACCTCGTCCTGGGTGCGCGAGGAACGGTCGAGCGGAAGGTACTGGGGAAGCAGGCTGTTGGCGAGCTGCGCGAGCTCATCGAGGTTCCCGCTCCAGGGATTGGGAAGTGTCTGTCCGGACATGACACACTCTAACAGTGACAACTGCGATTGTCAATGACATAGAAGAATGTACGTCCTGTGGAAGACGACCCGCCTGCCTGGAGTATCGGCATCATCGTCGCTCTCGACTGCGTAGCAGCTGCCCGGGTCTTTCTGCCTGCATGGTTGTCGGCGCTTCAGCATGGCGCGAGTTCGGAGTGCACCGGTCTTCGGTGTATCAGGGTAATAAAACGTTCCTGTGGGTAGACACAACTGAGGTACGCCCAGTGCCATGCTCGCCGTATAGTAAACGTCCCTCCCTCCTGCAGGAACGCGGGGAATACCCGTTATGATGATCCTCCATCCACTGGAACTCCAGATGCCTGCCCTGACCGGGACTGCCAAAATCGACGCGCCGCTCGATCTGGCAGAACACGTGCGGTCTACGAACGCGCAGCGTGCCCTGACGCTGAGTGTGGAAGCGCAGCAGCTGGCAGAGGCCCTGGAAGACGCGCCACGCCGCGCCCGCAGCACTCTCAGCGTCGGCTCTGGGTGGTACCGCCTGTGTGAATATCCTCAGGCGAAGGTCTGTGTCGCCGAGGCACTGGAGCAGGTGCAGGCACTCGGAGACGCCGACGGCGAAGCCCGTTCGCTGCTGCTGCTGGGATCAATCGAGTCGGAGCAGGGGCGCTATGTGCCCGCCATCGCGCTGTTTCGGCAGGCGCTGGAGGTGTGTGAGCAGCGTCAGATCGAAGGGCGACACGGCATTGCCCTCAACAATCTCGGGCTGGCCCACGAACATCTGGGCAACTCTGCCACAGCTCTGGAACTGCACCTGCAAGCATTCGAAATCATCGAGCAGCGTGGTCTGGATGAACACCGCATCCTTATTCGCCTCAATATCGGCAACACCCTGCAACAACTCGGATACCTTGAGGAGGCCCTGGCACAGCACACAGACGCGCAGCAGTTGGCAGATTCCTCAGGCAACAGCTGGGGGCAGGGCATCACCTGGACCAACCAGGGAAGTGTGCTGCTGGCGCTCGGTCGGCACCATGAGGCGGTCACGGCGCTACAGACCGCGCTTCCGCTGCTGTGAGTGGCAGGATACCGAAAGGGCGAGGCAGAGGCCTACGACCTGCTCGGTGAGGCTCACCGGGTCCTCGGCATGTTTGATGTCGCCTCCGAACACTCTGCACGGGCGGTCAGTCTCGCTGTCGCAATCGGCGCGCGCGAGGAGGAGGCGCAGGTACGGATGCACCTCGGTGTGGCGCAGCTCCAGCAGGGCGATCTGATCGGCGCACAACAGTCTCTGGAAGCCAGCCTGAGGCTTGCCAAGGCCCTGGGGCGGCAGCGAGAAGCGCGTGATGTGCACGAGCAGATGGTGCTGCTTCACGAAAGGGGCGGCGCATATGACCTCGCTCTGGCGCACTGTAAAGAGCAGCACCGCCTTGACCGTCAACTGCTGAACGAAACGCTGAATCAGCATACCCAGAGCCTGCTGATTCAGCATGACGTGGAATCGCACCGGCAGCTGAACGCCCAGCTGCAACGCAGCAACCAGGAACTCGCGCTGCTGTACGAGCAGAACCAGGAGTTGCTGACCTGTGTGCAGCATCAGATGTTGCACGACCCCCTGACAGGTCTGCCGAACCGTTCCCGCTTCGAGCTGTGTCTGGCCGACGCCCTGGCAGCTGCTGAGGCGAGCGGTTTGGCACTGGCGGTGATGTTTATCGATCTGGACGGCTTCAAGAAGATCAATGACACGCTGGGGCACGATGCAGGCGATGACCTGCTGGTACAGGTGGCGGCCCGGTTCACGGCCCTGATGCATCCGGACGATCTGGTGGCCCGCCTCAGTGGCGATGAATTCGTCGCGTTCGTCGGCGCTCTGAAGGGCCCATTCAAGGCGACCACGGCGGCTCAGCGATTTCTGAGGGCGCTGGACGACCCGTTTGAGGTGCGAGGTCAGGCGGTGTCGGTGAGCGCGTCAATCGGCGTGAGCGTCTATCCGGACGACGGGCAGGACATCGGAACCTTGCAGCGGTGTGCCGACGAGGCGATGTACAGAGTCAAACGCAGCGGAAAAAGCGCCATGCTGTTCTATTCGGCCTCGTAGCAGCACAGATTCAGTCGTTTTCTTGCCGGGTTCTGAACATGTCTGCTTGAAGGCTCAGGGCACCACGGCGGGGGCCAGATGCAGGCGGCGCAGGTCTTCCATCTCCTGATTCAGATCGGCAGGACTGAGATGAGCACGCGCCTGCTGAACATATGGCTCGCCGACAGGGCGATAGCTGAAGCTCCAGTCGCTGATGGCGGTCAGAATCGGCAGCAGTGCGATGCCCTTCTCGGTCAGGCTGTATACCACCTTCTGCTGATGGCTGGGATCGTCACGCTTCGAGATGATGCCCTCTGCCAGCAGCATTTTCAGGCGGTCGGCCAGGATGTTGGTCGAGATGTGTTCGTCGGAGGCCAGCATTTCGCGGAAGTGCCGCTTGCCGCCGAACATCAGGTCGCGGACGATCAGCAGCGTCCAGCGGTCTCCGAAGATGTCCAGGCCGAGACTGACCGGACACCCGGATCTGTATGGTTCGGTGTGTGTCTTCTCCACTGCTTGCATTCTTGCACCACTCTGAGTACCATGCAACTGGTTGTAAAATAAAAGCAGCATTCTGTGGGTTTCCATTGTCAGCCCGCCGCTCTTTTCAGATGATCCGGGTTTCATGCCGATCAGTTTCCACACCGACGCACGTTCGAAAGGAGTTCGCATGACCCTGACCGACTTCCGTACCCTGGGCCGTTCAGGCCTGATTGTCAGCCCACTGGCGCTGGGCACCATGACCTTCGGCACGCCCCGCTGGGGATCGTCCGATGACGATGCCGCCGCTGTCTTCGGCGCGTATCTGGAGGCAGGTGGAAATTTCATCGATACCGCCGACGTGTACTCCGGGGGCCGCAGTGAGGAACTGGTCGGCCAGTACGTCGCCGAGCACCGGGCGCGTGACCGGGTGGTCGTTGCCACCAAGTTCGGCTTCAATGCCGAGCGTGGAAACCCGCATGCGGGCGGCAACGGGCGCAAGCACATTCACCGGGCACTGGAAGGCTCGCTGCGACGGCTGAACACCGAGTACATCGATCTGTACTGGCTGCACGTCTGGGACATGGTGACGCCCGTCGAGGAGGTGCTGCAAACGCTGGGCGATCTGGTGCGTGCGGGCACCATCCGCTATTTCGGTTTCTCAGACATGCCCGCTTGGTACACCACCAAAGCGGCGACCCTGGCACAGGTTCACAACGTTCCCGGCCCCATCGGGATGCAGCTCGAATACTCGCTGGTGGCCCGCAGTCTCGAGACCGAGCACCTCGGGGCTGCCCGCGACGGTGGCCTGGGAATCGTGCCCTGGAGTCCGCTGGCGGGCGGGTTTCTGAGTGGGCGGTACGAACGGGCAGCGTCCGGCGGGCAGGGACGGCTGAGCGGGCCGAACCCGTTTGGCGACAGCAAATTCACCGAGCGCAACTGGAACACGCTGGACGCCCTGAAGACGGTCGCGGCCCAGACAGGCCATGCCCCCGCTCAGGTCGCGCTGGCGTGGCTATCGGCTCAGCCGGGGGTCGCGTCCATTCTGCTGGGCGCACGCACGCCAGAGCAGTTACGCAGCAATCTGGGGTCGCTGGAAATCACGCTCACGCCTCAGCAGCTTCAGGCGCTCAATGCGGCGAGCGTGCTCGATCCGGCCATGCCGCAGGGCTGGTTCTCCGACGCTCTGAAGCGCGGCATCTTCGGCGGAGTCAGTGTCGAGGGCTGGCGCTGAGCAGCCCTGAAACGGCAGTGGGAAACCGTTCAAAGCAGAGATCGGCGGGTTTACACGGCCCGCCGATCTCTGCTTCCTCTTTCGACGTCTGCGCTAGCTCGCGCTGACGGCTGAGTTCAGGAAGGCGCTGACTTCGCCCAGACTGCCTGTCTCGGTCAACAGTCTTCCGCTGGCAAGGTGCAGCAGCGCAGGCGTGCTGCGGATGCCGTGCTGCGCGGTCAACTCGCTGAAGGCGCCCGGGTGCTCCTGACGATGCACCACCTGAATCTGATCGGTGAAGCGGCCACGCAGGGGCTGTTCGAGCATGCGTTTCAGGCGGGTGCACTGCGGGCAGTCATCCTGGGTCAGCAGGGCGAAGACAGGAGCAGCAGTCTCAGTCATTGGCAATCCTTCCGGTCTGGGCCTGAGATGGTGTAGGAAAGCTGCCTGCCCACAGCGCTTCCACGTCGTCTTCCCGCAGCGCTTCCACGCCGATCTTCATATAGCTGTTGCCCTTGGCCGAGAAGAAATCGTGGGTGGTGCTGCCGGTGCGAATGCCGTTGCGAACCACCGGATGAATCTCCTGATCTTCGAACGGGCGCTCCAGATTCAGATTGTCGGACAGCACGTTGAAATTGAAGCGGATAAAGCGTTTCACGTCGGCCACCAGCGACACGTCGGCGTACAGCACCTGACTGTAGGCCACCTCGTTGGTGTACAGCACCTGAAGCGTCTCGCCGTACCACGTGCGGGCCGCTTCCTGCTCGTCGGCACTCAGAGCCTCGAAGCGCTCCTGGGCCAGCATGGCGACGTAGACGCCGTGTACCGCTTCGTCCAGAATGATCAGATTGAAGATCTCGCCTGCCGACACCATGCGCCCCTGTCCGGCCAGATACAGCGGATAGAAAAACCCGCTGTAAAACAGGGCGGTTTCCAGCATGCACGACACCACCATTTTCTTCCACAGCCCCATATTCGAGGTGTCGGGGTCGTTGAACACGTCCTGAATGAAGGCGATCTTGAACTGAAGGTGCGGCTGGGTACGCACCCACTCGAACACCTCCCGCTCTTCCGAGGTGGTCAGGAAGGTCTTGTTCATCAGGCTGTACGAGCGGGCGTGAATGTCTTCCATCATGCCCTGAAATTGCAGCACCGCCTTGCGGATATGCCCATCGACCAGGCCGCGCAGGGTGGGCATGCCGACCTCGCCCTGCAAGGTGTCGAGAATGTTCAGACCTGCCGAGGCGTGAATGTACGTCCAGCGCTCTGCCTCTTCGAGCGACTTCCAGACCAGCGCGTCGTTGGTGAGCGGAATTTCTTCCGGGAACCACAGCTGTGAGGTGTACTTCTCGTAGAAGGTGACCGAGAAGCTGTCTTCCGGTTCGCTCCAGTTGGTCGCAGAAAAGGGGGTACGGGGGGTCATGAAAGCTCCTGGGAGGCAGAGAAACGGTGGGGGGCGGGCGACTGGCTCAGATGGCGCAGCTCAGGCACTCGTCGATGCTGGCCTTCCGCATCCGGGTGTAATACAGCGTCTTGATGCCGCGCAGATAGGCATAGATGTAATACGACTGCAAGGTGCGGGTGGTGGCGCTGCCCGGCACGAACAGCGTGCAGGAAATGCCCTGATCGACGTGCTTCTGGGCGGCAGCCACGGTGTCGAGCACGCGGCGCTGATCCATGTCGTAGGCCTCTTCATAAAACCATTCGGTGGCTTCGCTCAGGTGCGGCATCGGATAGATGGTGCGGGCCTTGTTGCTGGTGCGCGTTTCGACCTTCTCAGTAATGGGCATGATGCTGGCCGAGGCGTGCGACACATACGAGATGCTGCCCGTCGGGGCAATCGCCATCACGAACGAGTGTGCCAGTCCGTGCTGGGCGATGTCCTGGGTCAGTTGCTGCCAGTCTTCGCGGGTGGGCAGCGTGTGGCCCCCGAACAGCGCCGCCACTTCTGGCGTGTGAGGCACGAAGTCGTGTTCCAGATACTGCGCGAAGTGCTCGCCCGTCTGGTATCGGCTGCCCTGAAAGCCGCTGAATACGAAGCCGGTGTCTCTGGCGATCTGCATACTGGTGCGCCGGGCATGGTAGTGCACAGCCGCAAAAAACACGTCCACGAATTCCAGCGCCTCGGGCGAACCGTAGACCAGTTCGTGTTTTGCCAGAAACGAATGCAGCCCCATCGCGCCCAGTCCAATCGAGCGCATCTCCTCGTTGGCCCGCTTGACGGCGGGAACTTCGGGAATCGAGGTGCTGTTCGCCACGTTGTCGAGCATCCGCACGGCGGCGGTCACGACCCGCCCGATGTCGCTGCTCTGCATGGTCTGCTCGATCACCAACGACGCCAGATTGCACGACACGTCCAGCCCCACGCGGTCTTTGGCTTCCTGCCCGTAGGCGTGGAAATAGCTGGGGGTGGTGGGCTGCAAGATTTCCGAGCACAGGTTGCTCATCTTGATGCTGCCGACGTTGGGAATGGGATTCACGCGGTTGGCGTTGCCCTCGAACAGCAGGTAGGGGTAGCCGCTCTCGCCCTGGGTCACGGCGATTTCTTCCAGAATGCGCCGGGCCGAAATTCGCTTTTTACGGATGTTGGGGTTGTCGGCCAGCGTCTGATATTCCCGCGTCCAGTCGATGCTGGTGAACTCGCGGCCCGTTTCCTGAAACAACGAATGCGGGTAGAACTGAAAGATATCCTCGCCCGAACGCACTTTTTCCATGAAGATATCTGGAATGGTGGCCCCTACCGACAGGGTTTTCAGGCGGGCGTCCTCATCGCTGGCGATCTTTTTTGCCGACAGCGTGTCCAGAAAATCGACATGCATCACGCTCAGGTAGATGGCTCCGGCTCCGGGGCGCTGCCCGGCCTGATCGGCGTAGCGCAGCATGTTGTCGAGCATCTTGGCAACGCCCATCACGCCCTTGGTCACGTTCTGGATGCCGCGCAGCGACTCGCCCCGCCCACGCAGGTTGCTGACCTCGACGCCGATGCCGCCGCCGCCCTTGCTGAGTTCGGCCACAAAGCTGAGGGTCTTGGTGATGGAATTCAGGTTGTCAGTGCAGTCCTGAAGCAGAAAGCAGCTCACCAGTCGCCCGGTGTTGGCCTTGCCGCTGTTCATCAGGGTGGGCGTGGCGGGCGTGAAGGTCTGGGTAATCAGATGGTGCACCAGTTCCAGCGCTTCCTGCACGCTGCTGGAGCGGGCGAGCGCCGTGATGCTCAGTCGGTCCTCGTAGCGCTCCAGCCAGCGGCCCCGGTCGGGCGTCATGGTGGCGTACTCGTTGTAGAACTTGTAGGCCCCCATAAAGGCCTTGAAGCGGAACTTGTAGCCGTAGGCCCGCACGAAGACCGCCTGCACCTCTTCGGGGGTGTAGCGGGCGAACACCGAAGGGTCCCAGATGCCGTGTTCGGTCAGGTAGCGAATCTTCTCGGCCAGGTCGTGAAAGAAGACGGTATTGGGGTTGACCTTCTCCTGAAAATAGACCTGAAGGGCGTCGTTGTCGAAGCGGGTATCGACCAGGTTGCCCGCCAGAATCTTGTTGTTCAGTTCAATCCAGCGTTCCATACAGACTCCTTACGTTGTGGGTGGGCTGTGTTGCTGTCCTGCCGTAAGTGCCCATCTGTGCCCTGAGCCAGTTCGCCACGATCTCGCGGTCTGCGGCGCTGCCCGCCTTGTTGATCTTTGCCACCAGAGGCACGCCGTACTGAGCGGCAATCTGCTCGCCAGCACGGGCAAAATTCGCCCCCCAGTGAAAACTGCCGCTCGACACCACGCCTCTGAGTCCGTTGGCCTGCTGCGTCAGAAACCGGGCCGTGGTTTCGGGAACGCCGCCAGTGCCGAAGGTGTAGGTCATCAGCAGATACTCTCCGGCAGGAACGTCACGGCGGAGGTCGTGGACGGGAAGGCCGCTGAGACGCTGAATCTCGGCAGCAAAACGGCGCACGTTTCCGGTCATCGAGTCGTAAAAGATCTGCATGGATGGCTCCTGAGGGGCGTGCGAACAGCAGACCATGCTGCTGGGAGAACAGACCAGCGGCATGGAGGTGGATGAAAGGATGAGGGTAGACAGACGCGGTAGGTCATGCCAGCTGTAGACCCTTCCAGCGAGCAAATCCCGGCGTTCCTGCCTTCGTTTCGCACAGGAGTCTACAGGTGGTACATCCGAGCGTCAAGCTGTAGTACTACGGAAAGCCAAAGGTACTAGATGTAGTACGGCAGTGACGGGGATGCTCCTTCAGCCGGATCGGCAACGGTGGCAGTTTACAGCCCTTTCGCCTGTGGGTGGGCATATCCCAGAGTGTGCGTCCGGACTCGCCCTGCTCTGCCTCTCTGATCGGGTCTGTTGTGGGCAGCTCAGGCGGGGCTGTCGTGCGGCACTGCGACCACAGGATCGCGGAGCAGGGTCACGAGCAGCGTCAGTACCGACGTCGCGACCAGCACCCAGGTCAGCGACTGGAATCCGGCAGTGGTGGCGCTGGGGCGGAAGGTGAAGCCGATGACGCTCGACGACGCGATGGAGCCGAGGTAATTGAAAGTTCTGAACAGACCTGCCGCGCTGCCCGCCCCCTCTCTGGGAGCCTGAGCGTACAGCGTCTGCTGGTTGGCGAAATTGGTCAGACCCCAGGGAATGCCCAGCAGCAGCGACACGCCGATCAGCAGCCACAACGACGCCACCTGCGGAACGGCGGCATACAGCACCATGCACACCACCTGCAGCGCGGCACCGATGACCAGCAGGCCATGCAGACGCAGCTGCGGCAGGCGGGCCACCAGCAGGGCGCACACGATCGACACCGCCGAAGTGGGCAACAGCACCAGGCCCGTCTGGGTGGGCGTAAACGAACGGGCTTCCTGGAGCCACTGTGGCAGACCGTAGAAGATGCTGTAGGTAATCAGGGCGGTCAGCGCCTGTCGCAGATACGTCAGGAGCAGCGGGCGATTTCCCGCGAGCATCCGCACATCGAGAAATGCTGCCGGGGTGCGCCTTTCCACGGCGTACAGCGCGGCGAAGGACACCACCGACAGACCCAGCCAGCCGTACAGCGGGGCCGGATGAAGCTGCATCAGAAACAGCATCAGCGAGGTCAGTGCCACGCTGAAAAGGCCCACGCCCGGCAGATCGAGCGAACGCCCGAGGGTCCTGAAGGCCGCAGGTCGGCCATCTCGCGGCAGCTTCATGAAGGCCAGCCCCAGCCCCAGCAGCGTGACCGGCACATTGATCAGAAACACGGCCCGCCAGCCGACGCTCCCCACCAGCAGCCCGCCCAGGGTCGGCCCGACGATGGCGGTGATCTGGTTGGCGACGGTAATGGCTGCCAGTGTGGTCGGCGGTGTGGGCTGCCCACTCTGTTCGGCGTGGCGACGCAGCAGCGTAATCGCGCACGGATAGCCTGCCGAGGTGCCCAGCCCGATCAGCATGCGCGACACGATCAGCCACGGCAGACTGGGGGCCAGACCGCCGATCACGCCGCCCAGCAGCGCCACCGACAGGCCGAACTGAAACACCCGGCGCGGCCCGAACAGGTCGGCCAGGCGGCCCATCAGGGGCTGCGCGACCGCTGCCACCAGATACAGGCACGCCACCAGCCACGCGGTCTGAGCGCTGCTGACGTGCAGGGCGCGGCCAATAGGCGTCAGGGCAGTGGCGATCAGCGAGGAATTGATCGGATTGAGCATGGTGCCGATCAGCAGCGAGGCCACCAGCAGCGGCGGCACCGCTCGTCGGCCAGAGGGCGCGGCTGTCACAGAGCCTCCGAGTTTCATACAGCCTCCGTCAGGCAACAGCCGTGTGTGCCAGAAAACCTCTGTAGACGGGCATCGCCTCCCCTTCACGGGGCACCGGCATTCTGGCACCGCCGCGCCACTCGTCGGCGTTCGCTGTAGCAACCGTTAAGAGCAGCACTGGAAGAGAGCGGGCCGGGCAACGGTGGGCAGGAATCCGGAATTCTTGCAGGTCTGCCCTGAAATGCACAGAACGGCTGAATTTCCGAATGCGCCCGCAGGCATGAACATGAATTCTGGCCTATCTTCCGCCGAATTCTCTGAACTGTGCTGGCTATAGAGCCTCCTTCGCTCCACCCGCGCCAGAAGCACACTCTGACCGTTGTCGCCTGGACTGTGTTGGCTCAGTTCCGCCCTTCATGAAGTCGGTTGTGCCCACCTGTAAGGTTTGTAGGATCGCCTACGCTCTAAAGTTCAGCCATCAGCACAGAGCGACGCTCCGACTGATAGAGACCGTGAAGCTTGTCCTGTATGCGGGCACCTGGGGCAAGTGGAGTCAATGGTGCGACCGGCTATCCGTAAAACCTCCAGCCCTGCCACCCGGCAGGCTCGGGGCCTCATTCCCACAGTGGCGACACCGCCGCTGTATTGGAGCATCCACATGCGTACCCTCAAGAACATCGTCCTGCTCTCTGTTCTCGCCCTGTCCGGTTCCGTCTTCGCGGCCACCTCGACCGCCGTCGATTACGACCACGCGACGCTGGCTGTAACGGCCAGTGGCACGACCGCTCAGAACGTC of the Deinococcus ruber genome contains:
- a CDS encoding ribonucleotide-diphosphate reductase subunit beta, whose protein sequence is MTPRTPFSATNWSEPEDSFSVTFYEKYTSQLWFPEEIPLTNDALVWKSLEEAERWTYIHASAGLNILDTLQGEVGMPTLRGLVDGHIRKAVLQFQGMMEDIHARSYSLMNKTFLTTSEEREVFEWVRTQPHLQFKIAFIQDVFNDPDTSNMGLWKKMVVSCMLETALFYSGFFYPLYLAGQGRMVSAGEIFNLIILDEAVHGVYVAMLAQERFEALSADEQEAARTWYGETLQVLYTNEVAYSQVLYADVSLVADVKRFIRFNFNVLSDNLNLERPFEDQEIHPVVRNGIRTGSTTHDFFSAKGNSYMKIGVEALREDDVEALWAGSFPTPSQAQTGRIAND
- the nrdE gene encoding class 1b ribonucleoside-diphosphate reductase subunit alpha; translated protein: MERWIELNNKILAGNLVDTRFDNDALQVYFQEKVNPNTVFFHDLAEKIRYLTEHGIWDPSVFARYTPEEVQAVFVRAYGYKFRFKAFMGAYKFYNEYATMTPDRGRWLERYEDRLSITALARSSSVQEALELVHHLITQTFTPATPTLMNSGKANTGRLVSCFLLQDCTDNLNSITKTLSFVAELSKGGGGIGVEVSNLRGRGESLRGIQNVTKGVMGVAKMLDNMLRYADQAGQRPGAGAIYLSVMHVDFLDTLSAKKIASDEDARLKTLSVGATIPDIFMEKVRSGEDIFQFYPHSLFQETGREFTSIDWTREYQTLADNPNIRKKRISARRILEEIAVTQGESGYPYLLFEGNANRVNPIPNVGSIKMSNLCSEILQPTTPSYFHAYGQEAKDRVGLDVSCNLASLVIEQTMQSSDIGRVVTAAVRMLDNVANSTSIPEVPAVKRANEEMRSIGLGAMGLHSFLAKHELVYGSPEALEFVDVFFAAVHYHARRTSMQIARDTGFVFSGFQGSRYQTGEHFAQYLEHDFVPHTPEVAALFGGHTLPTREDWQQLTQDIAQHGLAHSFVMAIAPTGSISYVSHASASIMPITEKVETRTSNKARTIYPMPHLSEATEWFYEEAYDMDQRRVLDTVAAAQKHVDQGISCTLFVPGSATTRTLQSYYIYAYLRGIKTLYYTRMRKASIDECLSCAI
- a CDS encoding aldo/keto reductase — translated: MTLTDFRTLGRSGLIVSPLALGTMTFGTPRWGSSDDDAAAVFGAYLEAGGNFIDTADVYSGGRSEELVGQYVAEHRARDRVVVATKFGFNAERGNPHAGGNGRKHIHRALEGSLRRLNTEYIDLYWLHVWDMVTPVEEVLQTLGDLVRAGTIRYFGFSDMPAWYTTKAATLAQVHNVPGPIGMQLEYSLVARSLETEHLGAARDGGLGIVPWSPLAGGFLSGRYERAASGGQGRLSGPNPFGDSKFTERNWNTLDALKTVAAQTGHAPAQVALAWLSAQPGVASILLGARTPEQLRSNLGSLEITLTPQQLQALNAASVLDPAMPQGWFSDALKRGIFGGVSVEGWR
- a CDS encoding glutaredoxin family protein is translated as MTETAAPVFALLTQDDCPQCTRLKRMLEQPLRGRFTDQIQVVHRQEHPGAFSELTAQHGIRSTPALLHLASGRLLTETGSLGEVSAFLNSAVSAS
- a CDS encoding ribonucleotide reductase stimulatory protein, translated to MQIFYDSMTGNVRRFAAEIQRLSGLPVHDLRRDVPAGEYLLMTYTFGTGGVPETTARFLTQQANGLRGVVSSGSFHWGANFARAGEQIAAQYGVPLVAKINKAGSAADREIVANWLRAQMGTYGRTATQPTHNVRSLYGTLD
- a CDS encoding GGDEF domain-containing protein gives rise to the protein MAGYRKGEAEAYDLLGEAHRVLGMFDVASEHSARAVSLAVAIGAREEEAQVRMHLGVAQLQQGDLIGAQQSLEASLRLAKALGRQREARDVHEQMVLLHERGGAYDLALAHCKEQHRLDRQLLNETLNQHTQSLLIQHDVESHRQLNAQLQRSNQELALLYEQNQELLTCVQHQMLHDPLTGLPNRSRFELCLADALAAAEASGLALAVMFIDLDGFKKINDTLGHDAGDDLLVQVAARFTALMHPDDLVARLSGDEFVAFVGALKGPFKATTAAQRFLRALDDPFEVRGQAVSVSASIGVSVYPDDGQDIGTLQRCADEAMYRVKRSGKSAMLFYSAS
- a CDS encoding MerR family transcriptional regulator, with amino-acid sequence MSGQTLPNPWSGNLDELAQLANSLLPQYLPLDRSSRTQDEVNPRLIRHYTTQGLLDPPLKEGREARYTRRHLLQLLTLRRLMTEGHSAQALQSLLSRQSDDALEALLVGKSQLQVQTSNPALDYLEALKRPLSSSAPVARAALPPPSQSPSPLLPPAVDMPSRYTRVTLAPGIEVHISRDARLPKTPAEQDALARQVVQALTTLRSTP
- a CDS encoding winged helix-turn-helix transcriptional regulator — translated: MEKTHTEPYRSGCPVSLGLDIFGDRWTLLIVRDLMFGGKRHFREMLASDEHISTNILADRLKMLLAEGIISKRDDPSHQQKVVYSLTEKGIALLPILTAISDWSFSYRPVGEPYVQQARAHLSPADLNQEMEDLRRLHLAPAVVP
- a CDS encoding tetratricopeptide repeat protein, with amino-acid sequence MMILHPLELQMPALTGTAKIDAPLDLAEHVRSTNAQRALTLSVEAQQLAEALEDAPRRARSTLSVGSGWYRLCEYPQAKVCVAEALEQVQALGDADGEARSLLLLGSIESEQGRYVPAIALFRQALEVCEQRQIEGRHGIALNNLGLAHEHLGNSATALELHLQAFEIIEQRGLDEHRILIRLNIGNTLQQLGYLEEALAQHTDAQQLADSSGNSWGQGITWTNQGSVLLALGRHHEAVTALQTALPLL
- a CDS encoding vWA domain-containing protein gives rise to the protein MTQTHPLIEIRPLKPALKANGVQTVTALIRLHPAAAPQRSGGRLPLNLSLVLDRSGSMSGQPLEMAKQAIVAALRQLRPHDRVSVVSFDDTVQIEVPSTLAHDPEALIAQVQGIHSGGSTALHNGWLEGATQVAAHLSQGGLNRVILLSDGQANCGLVDPSEIARHVRGLTERGVSTTTMGFGSHYDENLLLGMATAGDGNFEHIEDARTLPTFFESELQGLTRTSGRTVSVGLEPNPQLQGEVTEVLNDLVRNSLGRYQLGNLVEGQPLNVVARVQVTVPINAASPLGVTRVRLAWTGLDGVRHSIRAQLDLPVLDAAAYDALPDDAEVAEAVSLLTMAQRKQQAIQAMDRGDRASALDFLTEVVGMAQSMPSPSPEAAASLVESTELQRLYAQGEDRLARKRALSQSYARSQSKPRKE